In Cryptomeria japonica chromosome 5, Sugi_1.0, whole genome shotgun sequence, the genomic window AATGAAATACCACAATAAAGCAACCACAAAATAAAATGAGACATCAGTAGACcctaagtttttttgttttttttttagaaaactaaATCTCCAATACTCTATAATAATATATTAtccattaataaaaaatatttcattgtaAACACCAAGCTCTTTTAAGAGATCTATGCCCCCACACTCAAAGAAAAATTAAGCACAAGATGATAGATAACATACTACCCAATCCTTCTATTTATAAGCAATAGAGCAACAAACCAACATATTACTAGAAGATTCCCAAACCACCTTGCCACCAATAATTAATGtcccaacaaaataaatcaatttacaaAGTTGACCTCAACACTAGAACCAGCTAATAACATGTGATTGCATGTTCTCCAAGGCAACCCCTTTTATTCTCCAAACTTCATTCCCAAGCACCCAAGATTAGCTTGCAATAGATAGCCCAAGCATTAAATGTGTATACAATATGAAAAGCATTTTATAAGACCTCAAGAATATTATATACATTCACACAATGAGACCAATTGGCTATGCTCGCTGAACCATGCTCCCCCAATGTGCTATCCACATTAATATTTGCAATGTCACAACATGGACTCCATTAGAGAAATAAATGCCCAATTCTGATGTGTGACATGTCATTTTAACATGAACGATAACATTACAAAATACATAATATTTGATACAAATTGTATAACATCTTCCCAACAAATCAAATTTATAGATGTAtgacatttcaaatttttaaaattcaatccTGATTTCCAAACTTAACATTGTACAACATCTAAAATAAGAAACAAACCATTACCATTTATTTTTGAATCATCCTAAAATGTCCAATTTTTAATGTCACTACAAATTCTACTCACtttacaataataaaataaaatacacatTTTCTATTTAATttctatatttaattattaaaatatttaaaaaagaaaaaaacatatacCAAAACTATTTACTCATTTGTCAGTCTGAGTTAATTAGACTCACTCACATGAATCTTATATCTTTAAGCAAAAACAAAGGAATGTTCATTTTTCTTTACACATATGTATATCCCTTGACAAACATATCAAAGTTTAACTTTATAAGAGACACCATATATCCCATGCACAAGGAATATGATAAATCGATGTGCTAAACTTTCTTATCGTCTAGTTGAATTGGCAATGGCCTTATTCCCAATCCTTCCACTATCATGACAGTGACAGTGACTGCCAACGTAGAAGAAAAGAAgattcatcaaaaaattcataagCATTATGTTGACGTTAATTTCCTTTTGCTCTTGCTTCATCGGAAGAAATTAAGTTTATCTTTGAAGCAACAAGATTCTTTTATTTATATGCAAACTCGGTTACCAATTAGAAAGGATTACATAAACTAACAATTCTACCGCAAAGTTTGAATATGAAAATATCATGCTAGAAATTGCGGAAAGGAATAGAAACAACTTCCAAGGATGACTGAACACCTACGTTCAGCTCTATTTCAAGGACTCACTTTCTACTGCAAACATGTTAAACTCATAAAACTTATGTCCTAACAGAGATGGGAAGATCAGCCTTGAAAGTGGAAACAGTGATAATAGATGGAAGGAGACTCAAGTACTCTGCACAACACTTGTGTTCTTCACTCTCCAATTCATTAGTTTTAGTTCGCAGATAGTTGGAGAAATCTGAATCCACATTGTTGGACACAATGACAGTTCCTTTCCCAATCATTCCTCGCTCCTTGAGCACCAAGAAATCTGACAAGTAACTTTGCTTGGAGTGATCCATCAATATAAAATCAAACTGTGGAACCCCTTCATCATCTAACATCTCACACAAGTCCTCCACTTTGTCACTCACTGTTCCTTCCATGACTTCCACCTTTGATGCAACCCCTGAGACCACACCAAACCAGAAAATGCAAAAGGAAAACCATGTTAAAACAGTGGGTTCTCTATACTTTCAAATGACAGAAAATGCCTGAGAGAAAAACCCATTTGATCTCTGAGGGTAAATATACACTGTCAAATAATATCAACATACTCATGTATGCAATAACAGCCAAAAGAAAAGGAAAACTAGAAAACTTACCTGCATGAATTACGATTTCTTTGGCAACATTGCAATTATTGGGATTCACTTCTATAGAGATCAGCTTGCTACCAGGCTTTGTCATCTTGGAAGCAATCCTAATGGCTGAATACCCACAATAAGCTCCCAGCTCTAAGGCCAATTTGGGTTCACATCTATGCACTGCAGATTCCAGAATGGAACCCTTGTGCTTGCCAATGTTCATCATCCAAACACTCTGAGTGTAATCATCAATGGCAGCCAAGACAGCCTGTGCATTACCTTCCTCTGCCTTGTTAAGAACATAGTTAAGCAGGGCTGCTTCCCTGCCATCAGGGGACTGCCCTGTGAGCCTTGCCTTCTTGCTTGACACAAACACAAAGTATGACCACAGCCTTGACAGCATCTGTGGAACCATCATTCTAATGTTATTGATGAAATAAATTTCAAAGCAAGAACAATAGTATATATGCTTCAAATAAAACTGTAAGAAAGCTAAGCCAATGTTAAACAGATCCTGTGATGTTGTTCATAGCCCATTTGCAATCCATATTTATATGGGAGATTGTGCATATTTTTGATCTAGGATTctattttgttatatatattttagttttttttggtgTACAAAAGAGAATAAGTAAGCTGATGGTCGAAGTTATTCCTCAGTTATACCGACCACGACATGGGGTCTGCACTAATAGTCAAAAGAGCTTTGATTCAACGGCAATCAAGATGTTTTGAGATGATATTCCCCCATGTGGTTTCTTCGTATCATCTTGTGGTGGGGCGTCATGTAGCCTTGTTCGTGAGTTTAGAGATTAATAACGAAAGTACAGACTGGAATTTTAGTTGTTATTCTTCACATGGTTTCACCCGGAGCTTTAGAGGGTTCATATAACCTTGTCTTTGAATTTAGTATATATGTAGGTAAAAGGAACGAATCTGAGAAATTATTTGAAGAGAGGTAATTTTGTACGACGAAGtgtatattattatttataaaatactATTGTATTTTAAGAGAAATTGTTTTTCTTaaagttttttttctttaaaattctGTATATCTTAAAAAGGGTAATAATGAAAtttcaatatttataattttatttaattttggatCTATTTTGATGGAATAGTTTAATATAATTGTATATTGATAAATAACATAATTATGAGTGACATTGGGTTCAtttcttaatcttttttttttttcaattataaaTGCTTCTTTGACCCATAATCTTCAATCTCAACAATGAATGAGGTTTAGTATTGTTAAGCCAGATGTCAATGCTATTTTAATAGTGGTACAAGTTTTATTTGTATATCATCTCTTTATCCTCTAACAAATCTCTTGCTAACTACTACCATTATTAATTCAATATTACATGCACTAGTTATCAATCCTTGTAAATGCGGGATTTGATATTTGTAGATTTATTTCATCATTGTGTTCTCTATCTAAGATGCACTTAGGCTAAGCACAGTTTCCTATTTTCTATTGGACTTTACATGGAGCTTAAAAGACCAAACTAGGGGCTTGACCATTCCTGGCAAGCTCCAAAGCAATCTCAACCTTTTTCATCCTCTAGCCAGAAGTATTTGGGAGACTACAATTGCATGGggattttattttctcattttattTTTCACGTCATTgcttcatttcttctaaatctaaaTTCATTTATATATCATTTGGTCTCATCTAGTGTGATGCTTTTTTTGTCCTTGTTTTCTATTGTTTATGTGTGTTTGAAATGTTGTGAATACTTTGAATTGTAACTTTTTGGGCCAACAACATGAGACTGGGATGAGATGTAAGAAATACTACAATATCATCAGATAAATATCAGCACATCAAGATAGTGTCTTGGATTGTAAGCTCCCCAATCTTGTGCAAAGTTTCTATTTTCTACTATTTTAATTTATAAATCCAATTTATTATTTCAGCACTActaatttatgtaatatttaaatcctttttaatcttgtcatcatttcattttaaatataaTCTAGAAGATAATTGTTTAATTTCTTCATTACAACTAGGCTCGATAGTTCCCATAATCTAGGATTGAAAATAACTTGCAAACTATAATTATACATgattaagtaaaataaaataaatttcttataCTAGCTACAAGGAAAGTAAATTCATCTAACTTTgatatgaaagaaaaaaaaatctaatgAAAACCATTTTCCTTTAATTTTCTACTACacacaactagaaaggaaaaatgtactaaccaaacaaaaaactaagaaaaataaataatctaAAAAAATAGATAGGTCTCACACAAATAAGTCACATACtataatacaataaaataaaaaataaataaataacagtcTAAGCTATCACACAATAGATTAAGCCATGAAGTACCATTTTATGCCTTCCTTAAGTAAGATGAGTGGGCATTGAATATCCCATGAAGATATATATTGAACTTCTTAAATAGTATAATCAAATTCTTGAAACTCAAATATTCTTCATTGGTAATAGTAGTTATATTGTCTATTAATAAGAATAGATTAACTATCTTGTTCAAATTATGATTGATTTTGTGTAACCACCCACTTTTTTAGAGATTGATAGGCTTATTTGTTTCAAGAAGCTTTGTAGCTAATCCTCTTATAAAAAGTATTTTCCTAAATCAATAGTTCCTACAATTTAGTCAGCATTCTTATGTAGATTCATGGTGGTCTTGGATCTTACTAGGAACCTTAAGTGTTGACCATGAAGGAAGGTTGATCAGGGGCTCATGAACAAGGAATGAAGTGCCAATTAAATCTGCAAGCCAAGAAATCGCTTCGTAAGAGAAGAAATCTCGaactagccattaagctcaaaaCTACCTTGGGAACTAAGAAATAGATAATCTGGAAGCGACAACTTgccggaaaaagatccaaatgaactCAAATCCTAAGTAAGGCATGAAAACAAGTCTGGAAGCAAAAGATCTGATCCACAATAGAAAAAAGGAACAATGTTCAGAGAATATTGAAAGGAACACAAAACTGAGTAGaaataaacaaaaaacaaatatttttggttgatgtaagatttctcatagactggggatgctcctgcatcaaacacccaAAGTAGAAAAaacatgttccatgagaggaagctcatgaacatctaaaaggatttgggaTATAAACCCCATACTCATTTCTAATCCAAATGTCTTCCTTGTCTACAAGTTTCTCTTTCCATAACCCTTCTGGTACTTTTGCCAGATTCTCCAACTTCattttctctccccctttctttcttttcttcatacaTGTACTCTGTCTTTTACCTCAATTCCCTTTCTTATGCAAATTTGATTTAGCTCTTCCACCATAATTCATCTTGTTTGCAACCATAACTCTAACCTTTATGTCATCCGATACCACCTTGCTATAAGGCCAATCCACAAGATCTTTCATCAAATCTAAGCTATCCTCTCCATCCTACTTTTTGGCACAAcaactcttcacaagactcaaGTTTTTTACTTCCTTCCCCTTCAAAGAAACCAAAGTGAATTTttgtccatccttctcaatagtgatcatgctctttctacaatcatagatagctcctctatcaaactgctaaggtctacctagcaaaacatgacaagcactaataggcaaaacatcacacaagacttcatcttcaTAAGGTCCAATataaaaattcaccaaacactgctctcTCAATTCTACCACATGATCATCTTTCAtccaactcaccttgtaaggactagggtgcttaagcctcttcaaaccaagattctctaccatctcctcagataccagaTTATCAGTACTTTCACTATCTATAATAACCTTACAACACATACCTTCTGATTTGCAAATAGTccaaaaaatattcttcctttgtgtaggtttgGTCTCCTCTCTGCTCTACAAGACctttctaaacataagggattctccttgctctagttCCACCATACACACATTTGTCATTCTTATTTCTTGGTCCTCACATGCTAAGCAACCCCTTGCCTTTAATTTGTTATCCTAAGcacactcataagatctatgtatggtttctccacacttgaagcatTTACCCTAGAACTCCCTACTACTACTGCCACTTCCTTTTCTTTGTGTCTTCTTCTCTTGTTCTTTACTCCATTGAGATTTTGGTTCTTCAATAATCTACCTCTCATCTGCCCTCTATTAATTGTATGTCTTTCTCTTCTCTTAGGGTTATTCTATTGTCTTCTCTTCACTTTATCTTCTGCCTTTAGAGAATATTGGTAAGTCTCCTCAACTGTATAAATcttcagcatactcatctcatcttgaatgttaaattggagtccatttatgtatctagctaccttctccctatccatctctcaatGTTCAGacctgatcatcaccttgtagattTCCTcaatatactctttcacactcatgtccttctgtttcaagttctgcaacttcttgaacaaatcTAACTCATAGTCTCCCGAAATGAATTTATCCTCTAATCTCACAACCATCTACCTCCACTAGGTTGTTTCCATCTCACCATTCTCAACTCTATCTCTCTCCATTTCTTTCCACCACaaagcagcatgccctttcaatttagtttgtgATAATGGAACTCTCTATGGGTCTTTAAcatcttcaaactcaaagtagtcctccatcTCTTCAATCCAATTTATCATGTATTCTAGATTCAATGCACTTAAAAAGTTAGAAAACTTAAATTTATGAATTATACTCACTTGTGTCACCACtctaagaaatatttcttctccctCATCTATCAGTCCTTTAACCTCTTCAGCCTCTATCTCTTCCCCTACCTTTTCATACACATCATCTACTTTTGGCTTCCTCAGCAAACTAGCTAGCATGTTttagatctcattcctcatctaaTTTTTGAAGTCCTCTATCATCATATCTACCCTTCTAGGGTTCATCCTTCCCAGTGACATCACTTCTCTTGACCCAGTGTGACTGCTTCAACTCGATGATTGGGCTACaaagtttcaattgcctctccatCGATGATATATTGAACACACTTACAGCCTGTCGTAAATCAACAATTTGTTCACCCAAAGaaatgcctcaaggtttgcaactagctttgataccatctAACACAGCCATGATCCGGAGGGCCCTTAAAGAGAACAATTTGGATCATGTAGCACAAGTAACACAATAGAAGCAACAACACATAAGGTAGAAAATGAATAAATGGACATCCACAATATCACAAATTCATCATACACTAGGTGGAAACATGTGGGCAACATGAACACTTACATGCATTATTATGACTTATATTCTAGAATACAATCCATTTGGACTTCTAAAGGAGTTCAAATTACAAATCATGCATCTAAATTATCATCTAATTTTTCTTCCCCTCTAAAGGATctaatacaacaatatatatagcatctCTGGGTTAGCCATAAAAGATTACATTCTGCAAGATAGAAAAATGAAACCTGTAAAATAGGTCAGACCGAAAACGTGAAGATCTTGCCCGCCAAGAATGAAACTTAAGTGTGGACCACCAAAGAAGGTTGACTAAGAGATCATGAACATTAAATGAAGTGCCAATTAGATCCACAAGCCAAGAAATTTCTCTACAAGAGAAGAACTCTTcaactagccgttaagctcaaaactACTACAAGAACCAAGAAATAGATAATCTGAAAGCAAGAACTTGCCAAAAAAATATCCAAATGAACTCAAATTTGGCGTAAGGCATGAAAACAAGTCTAGAAGCCAAATATCTGATCCGCAACAAAAAAAAGATCAACTTTCAAAAAATGTTGGAAGGAACACAAAACTAAGCATAAACAAACtagaaacaaatatttttggttcaGATGTAAGATTTCTCATAGACCAATGACGCTTGTGCattagacaccccaggtagaaaagatgttccatgagaggaagctCATGAATATCAAAAAGGATTTAGGatatagaccccatgctcatttctaatctaaatgtcttcctcgtctgcaattttctctttctATATCCCTTTCGATACCTTTTCTAGATTCTCCAACTTCTTTTTCTCTCCCCCTTCTTTTTTTGATTGATACATGTTCTCTATCTTTTACCTCCACTCCCTTTCTTCTACAAATCAGATTTAGTTCTTCCATGAGAATTCATCAAGTTTGCCACCATGAATCTAACCTTGTTGTCATTCGGTACCACCTTGCTATTAGGTCAATCTACAAGAACCTTCTTCAAATCTAATCTATTCTCTACATCCTACTTCTTAACACAACAAATCTTCAAAAGACTCAAACTTTTTACTTCCTTCTCCTTCCCCTTCGAAGAAACCaaagtgaacttctacccatccttctcaatagtgatcatgTTCTTTCTACAACCATAGaaagctcctctatcaaactactaAGGTCTACCTagaaaaacatgacaagcactcagaGCCAAAACATCGCACAAGATTTCATCTTCATAAGGTCTAATATAAAAAATCACCTAACACTGCTCTCTCACCTCTACCACATGATCATCTTTCAGCCAACTCAGCTTATAAGGACTAGGGTACttaagcctcttcaaaccaagcttatctaccatctcctcagataccagaTTATTAGTACTTTCACAATCCACAATAAACTTACAACACTTACGTCTTGATTTGAAAATAGTCCAAGAAAGATTCTTACTTTGTGTAGGTTTGCTCTCCTCTTTGCTCTGCAAGACTTTTCTAGACATAAGGAATTCTCCTTGCTCTGGTTCCAGCATACTCATATCTGCAATTCCAATTTCCTTGTCCTCGCATGCTAAGAAACCCCTTTCCTTTCCTTTGTTATCTTGAGgacactcataagatctatgtctggtttctccacacttgaagcatTTACCCCAGAACTCCCTACTACTACTGCCACTTCCTTTTCATTGTGTCTTCTTCTCTGGTTCCTTACTTCATTTAGATTTTGGTTCTTCAACAATCTACCTCTGCATAGTGCCACTCATCTACCCTCTATCCATTGTATGTCTCTCTCTTCCCTTAGGGTTatttttctatcttctcttcacTTTATCTTTTGCCTTTagagcatattggtaagcctcctctACCGTataaatcttcaacatactcatctcatcctgaatctTAAATCAAAGTCCATTTATGTAACTAgacaccttctccctatccatctcttgaTGTCTggatctaatcatcaccttatcagattccttagtatactctttcacactcatgtccttaTGCTTCAAGTTCtctaacttcttgaacaactccaactcatagtctacCAGAATAAATTTAGCCTACAATCTCCCAACCATCTTCCTCCACTGAGTGATTTTCATCTCATcgttctccactctatctctctacaATTCTTTCCATCATGAAGCAGTGTTTCctatcaacttagtttgtgctaaccaAACTCTTTGTGGGTCTttaactatagacacctaaaattgtcatgtctaattaaataaatattttatttatttaattactttagcctaattcttctattaattaaataaatatttatttatttaatttattcatttatcctcttctaaccttatttctcatttaaataaatacatttatttatttaagttatcctttttcctaaaattaaataaatatcttatttatttaattgatcccacttcttctattaattaaataaatctttatttatttaattaattcattaaccttttctacctatgacacatgtcattcatctcttaattcatacattacctacccctttcattattttattattttctttacctaccctctaatcatagccgacctcttttacacctctcaatcttatccctccatttcatatggtgtcttctatataaggagatgcttccttcattatcaaaccctcccgaactacttgatcaattgactacattacgcttggcgctttcatatgcgatcctacttgcaaccacatttctgttctttgttgagctcttgtgcacataaaatatgagagcaaatatatcaagcaagatcaattgagataggaagaatggagattcaaaccctattggacatgtgatggtataatctttgtgatttcatttgatttgcattgtcttagataatcttcatatgttatggtggatctttgttgttgttaggctagggttttgtggttgaattcatttagcctttcaatattattgtttccactttcaccatatacattaaCATCTTCAAAATCGAAGTAGCCCTCTAACTCTTTGATTTAATCTATCAGGTTTTCTAGATTTAATGTACctgaaaaagttagaaacctcaactttatgaattttactcaCTTGTGCGACTGCTCTAAGAAATTTTTATTCTCCCTCATTTGTGTGTCCTTCAACCTCTTCAGCCTCTAGCTCTTCGTCTacctcttcatattcatcctctagTTTTGGATTCCTCTGTAAACTAGCCAGTACATTttagatctcattcctcatctcctttctgaaatcctccatcatctactctacccttcTAGAGTTGATCCTTCTTGATGATATCTCTCCCCTTGACCCAGTGCAACTACCTCAACTTAGTGATCCAACTACAAAGTTCCAATTGCCTCTTTGTCGACTATTTATTGAACACACTTGTAGCCTACCCCAATTCGGTGATCTATTCACCAAAATAAATGCCTAAAGGTTCGCAACCAACTTTGATATGATCTAACACAACCATGATCTAGAGGGCCCTAGAAGAGAACAATCAAGATCATGCAACatgagtaacacaatggaagcaacaataaATAAGGTAGAAAACGAACAAATGGACATCTGTAATATCATAGATTCATCATACACTATCCAAAAACATGTGGACAACATGTAGGCTTACAAGCCTTATTATGAATTACATTCCAGTATATGGTCCATCTAGACCTCTAGAGGAGTTCAAATTAAAAATCATACATCTAAATTATCATCTAAATTTTCTTCCCCTCCAAAGGATCgaatacaacaacatatatatcatccaaaaaacatatatatatcagccacaaaagattacattctccaagacaagaaatgaaacatgtaaaataggccAGACCCAAAATGTGAAGATCTCCTCTACCAAGAGTGAAAATGAAGTGTGAACCACCAAGGAAGGTTGTCCAGGGGCtcgggaaaataaaataaaagtgccAATTATATTTGCAAGCCAAGAAATTTCTCCGCAAGAGAATATTTAtccaactagccgttaagctcaaaatTGCTCTAGGAACTAAGAAATAGATAATCCGAAAGCGAAAATTTTCCAGAAAAAGTTCCAAATGATTTGAAATCTGGATTAAGGCATGAAAACAAGTTTGGAATCCAAAGATCTGAtctgcaacaaaaaaaaaagaacaacaTTTAAATAATGTCGGAAGGAACACAGAACTGAGCATAAACAAACTAGAAACAAATATTTTtcattgatgcaagattgctcatagactaggGATGCTCCTGTATCAAACAACCAAGGTAGAAAAAGATATTCTATTAGAGGAAGCTCATTAACATCGAAAAAGATTCAGGATATAGACCCCAttctcatttatgatccaaatatCTTCCTTGCCTACAACTTTCTCTTTTCATACCCCTTCTAGTACCTCTGCTAGATTCTCCAACTTATTCTTCTACCCCCCCCTCTTTCCTTGCTTCATACCTATACTCTATCTTTTACCTCCACTCCCTTTCTTCTACAAATCTGATTTAGTTCTTCCACCAACATTCATCTTGACTTCCACCATAACTCTAACCTTGTTGTCATCCTGTAACACATTGCTATCAGGCTAATCgatcatatctttcttcaaatCTAAGCTATCCACT contains:
- the LOC131875842 gene encoding uncharacterized protein LOC131875842 — its product is MVPQMLSRLWSYFVFVSSKKARLTGQSPDGREAALLNYVLNKAEEGNAQAVLAAIDDYTQSVWMMNIGKHKGSILESAVHRCEPKLALELGAYCGYSAIRIASKMTKPGSKLISIEVNPNNCNVAKEIVIHAGVASKVEVMEGTVSDKVEDLCEMLDDEGVPQFDFILMDHSKQSYLSDFLVLKERGMIGKGTVIVSNNVDSDFSNYLRTKTNELESEEHKCCAEYLSLLPSIITVSTFKADLPISVRT